A stretch of DNA from Triticum dicoccoides isolate Atlit2015 ecotype Zavitan chromosome 2A, WEW_v2.0, whole genome shotgun sequence:
GAAGAGAGACATGAGAAATTTGAAAGAGTGGGTTCTTATGCAAGAGTGTGACTATATACGTGCTTCTAAAAAAATATAATAAATataaagaaagagaaagagagaaggttgAAAATTCACTAGTCTAATAGCGTACCTTACTATACGAGCGACTAGATGATGACTCTAGATGACATGGCAGGTGCATGTAGTCTTGCTTTCAAGAAATTTGGGGAACACCAACTAAAACGCAAATCTCATGCTTTATTTATTGAACAAATTAACACCAAAACTATCTAAATATACATTTGAAACAGTTTTCATACACAAAACACACTAATTTATGATTAATTTACGGTATGTAAATATTGTGTATTAGCAGCCTCAGTTTAAATATTTTCGCCATGTTAGTTTTGAAACATGTTTTGCAAAAACTTATAAGATATATGTATATGCATTTTCTATACGTCgatgaaaagagaaaaaaaatatatAGAGAGAATACGTAGGTGAACTGTTTAAAAGTtgtgtttttttttagaaaaggaggatgacccccggcctctgcatctgggagatgcatacggccactttattgattattcacaaggaccttacaaagtattacaacaatgtgcctgaatccaccatcttggcaacatatgccgctactcctatctaaAATGGTGAAGGGGTGCTACCtgggccactacccagaccactcacctaagcctaacatcaaaagccggaaccgaaacacattcggaagccccagccgagccacataccgggtctggggcataatccggttagacgcactcgtgtgtcgtcgccgccatcttccacatgtccatcttcagatcaaattgaggcttctaccttgtctggccactcagctatcgacgtcaccacgacaccagacagcttcgtcctcctgcgcgagtccatcgccACACATCGGACGCCGaatctccactgcgccacgccgccgagatacgccgccatccatgagtaggatgaagcaccgctccgccGAGACCGGCAGGGCTGCTGAAGACCAATCCGCCGCCTAGCAACCAAAGCATCACATCCACCCCAAGCTCACCAAGAACGACACCCCCAAGAAGGTGACGACGCCCGGAGCGCCGCTGTCGCTCAATCCGGCATGGATTTGGGCTTTCGCCCGGCATACGAGCTGGGtgcaaggaagaggggaaggaggcaATCTGGACGGCGCCTCCAAGAAGGATACGACGCCCTCGGGCGTCGCCGCCGTCGTGACCAGCACTGCTGGCCTCGGATTTCTTCGGAGCCACCTCCCACCTCCAGCCGCCAAACCGGTACAACTCCGACGACAAAGGCCGCCGAAAGCAGAACCATCGGAGGCAGCCCTGGTTGAAGAAGAGGGAAgccttcagatctggatcgggcgccgCCAATGCGATTCCCGACCCAGCGTCCGATCTACGCCGCCGAAGACCGaacgcgcccgcgccgcgccttgcGCGCCCTCGCCACGCCATCCCGAACACGGCGACCCTCGCCGGTGCGCGCACCCGCGCGAGCGCCGCGCCGAGTCCCCGCCCGAACGAACGGCCCGCGCCGCCCCTGCTCGAGCTGGATGAGggaagggccccgccgccgccgagccgcgcgggcttcgcccggcaacgaccgtcggcggcggcgagggaaggaAGGGCCGGAGGGGCCTgcgctggcggcggctagggttcgctcCCGGGCCGCCCGCGGGAGCGACCTGGGGAGCCTAGCCGAAAAAAAAATTTAAAAGTTGTGTGCAACTTAAAGCTTCTTTTTTTGCACGGGTGTACAACTTAAACTTAATCGATCATTCAAAAAATAATCTCTATTTACTGGTATTCGCTGTAACTTACAACCATGCAAAATGaaatgaaaaggaaaaataaaagtatgGATTTTGTATTGTGCCAGAGCCAGAGTATGATGAGGAGAAAGGTTTTGTCCCTGATCAAGAAGCTGCCCTTGATCCGCAAATGCCAGGTTTGATTTGACAACCCTCCCTTGATCATTCCCGCGCTATACAAAATAATCCTGATAGATAGGATGCTCCTGCAACTCATTCCAAATGAATTCGTTCATGCTCGCAGAGCTTCGAGATGTCACCTGACATGGGCCAGGAGGACGCCGGCGGCAAGCGCCTCTATGCGACTATTGGCCTGGACGCGGCGTGCGTCGGGCGGACGCGcgcggttgatgccaccaaccatcCGCGGTGGAAGGAGGAGCCGCTCCACATCTACTGCGCGCACGACGCCAGCGACGCCGTGTTCGCCGTCGTGAGGGACGGCGGAGGAGCAAGGACcaccgacgacgacgacgcgctggTGGGCCACGCGTACCTGCCCGTGGAGGACATCGTCGGCGGCCAGCAGGTGGACCGGTGGATTCCCGTCTGCGACGAGAAGAGGAGGCCACTGGAAGGGTTGGACAGGATACACGTCCAGCTCCGGTTCAAGGACGTGTCTGCCGACCCCGCGGCGAGGTGGGGCATGGGCATCGGCGGCGACGTGCCTTACCCTGGAGTGCCGCATACTTTCTTCGGCCAGCACCGTGGCTGCAGAGTAACGCTGTACCAGGACGCACACGCCGTCGCCCCGGCCTCGGGCAGCAGGTGCTGGGAGGACGTGTTCGACGCCATCACCAACGCTCGGAGGCTTGTGTACATCGCCGGCTGGTGCGTGGACACCGACGTGGCGCTGGTGCGTGACCCGAGGAGGCCGTCACTGACACTCGGCCAGCTGCTCAAGAAGAGAGCTCTTTTATGGTACCCTGGAATGAATATTGGCCGTTCTCCTGATGATCCAACGCCTCAAAGAGATGTATACTGCTTGGATCGGGTTAGCAGTACAGCGTGCACTGCTTGTTTAACGTGAGCAGTATACAAGATTTGAGGGCAATTTGAGAAGATATTTTCAGCTCGTCAGATGGATTGATGTGACCCACTCGTTCTCTTTCTCATCTGTTTTGTTGTCGCCCGCATGAATCTCCGCATGCCCATGTCCCGTCTCTTCCTCGATCAGCGCGTGCTCGGTGGCTTGGAGCAGGTCTCACCTGACGTCCCCTACCCGTCCTGCTCTTCGTCGCCAGGCCGTATGTGAGGCGCTGGCTTAGACTGCTCATCGCGGCCTGACTCATGACGGCGGTGGCAAAAACACCGGACGCTGCtgacgagctcgccgccgtcgaaatTAAAGAAGGCCATGCCATACAGAAATACATCATCCCCCGCCACAGCTCCCAGGCAGCAATACGTAGGCGACAGGTGCTCACCGATAGTTTAGTAATTGGTATTCACCTTCGTATAGTTGTCCATGTCCAACACAAATTCAGGTTTTAAGTTGTAAAGTATATATTAATTCAGTCTGTTGGCAATCGCAGTGATGCTCGGTTATTTCCAAGGAGCGGCAGTTAGCAGTAGCACTTGCAAGAAATTTTTA
This window harbors:
- the LOC119357452 gene encoding phospholipase D alpha 1-like, whose amino-acid sequence is MQNEMKRKNKSMDFVLCQSQSMMRRKVLSLIKKLPLIRKCQSFEMSPDMGQEDAGGKRLYATIGLDAACVGRTRAVDATNHPRWKEEPLHIYCAHDASDAVFAVVRDGGGARTTDDDDALVGHAYLPVEDIVGGQQVDRWIPVCDEKRRPLEGLDRIHVQLRFKDVSADPAARWGMGIGGDVPYPGVPHTFFGQHRGCRVTLYQDAHAVAPASGSRCWEDVFDAITNARRLVYIAGWCVDTDVALVRDPRRPSLTLGQLLKKRALLWYPGMNIGRSPDDPTPQRDVYCLDRVSSTACTACLT